A single genomic interval of Trichosurus vulpecula isolate mTriVul1 chromosome 6, mTriVul1.pri, whole genome shotgun sequence harbors:
- the LOC118853734 gene encoding GTP-binding nuclear protein Ran-like, with the protein MAAQGEPQVWFKLVLVGDGGTGKTTFVKRHLTGEFEKKDVATLGVEVHPLVFHTNRGPIKFNVWDTAGQEKFGGLRDGYYIQAQCAIMMFDVTSRVTYKNVPNWHRDLVRVCENIPIVLCGNKVDIKDRNVKAKSIVFHRKKNLQYYDISAKSNYNFEKPFLWLARKLIGDPNLEFVAMPALAPPEVVMDPALAAQYEQDLQIAQTTALPDGDDDL; encoded by the coding sequence ATGGCCGCCCAAGGAGAACCCCAAGTGTGGTTCAAACTTGTATTAGTTGGAGATGGAGGTACTGGAAAAACAACATTTGTAAAGCGTCACTTGACTGGTGAATTTGAGAAGAAGGATGTAGCCACCCTGGGTGTTGAGGTCCATCCTCTTGTGTTCCACACTAACAGAGGTCCTATTAAATTCAACGTATGGGATACAGCTGGCCAAGAGAAATTTGGTGGTCTGAGAGATGGTTATTACATCCAAGCTCAGTGTGCCATTATGATGTTTGATGTAACATCAAGAGTTACCTACAAGAATGTACCTAACTGGCATAGAGATCTGGTACGAGTATGTGAAAATATCCCTATAGTGTTGTGTGGCAACAAAGTGGATATTAAGGACAGAAACGTCAAGGCAAAATCAATTGTCTTCCATAGGAAGAAGAATCTCCAGTACTATGACATCTCAGCCAAAAGTAACTACAACTTTGAGAAGCCCTTCCTTTGGCTTGCTAGAAAACTTATTGGAGACCCCAATTTGGAGTTTGTTGCCATGCCTGCTCTTGCACCTCCGGAGGTTGTCATGGACCCAGCACTGGCAGCACAGTATGAGCAGGACTTACAGATTGCTCAGACAACTGCGCTCCCTGATGGAGATGATGATCTGTAA